GTTCTAGCTCCTCAACGAGCTTTTCCTGGGTCATGCCTGGGCGCCACTGTTCGCGTGGTTTGAATTGAATGGTGGTCTCGAACATTTCCAACGGTGCCGGGTCAGTCGCGGTTTCAGCGCGGCCGGCTTTTCCGAAAACGTGTTCGACCTCTGGAACTGTCTTTATCAGACGGTCAGTCTGCTGAAGCAGTTGCGCGGCCTTCTGCGCCGATAATCCAGGCAGAGCTGATGGCATATAGAGCAGGTCCCCTTCGTCCAGCGGGGGAAGAAACTCACCACCCAGACGAGAGATCGGCCACAACGCGCTGACAAAGACTAGCAACGCAACCAGCAGCGTTACTTTAGGTCGACGTAATACGGCGTCCAGAGCGGGCTCGTAGATCCGGATCAACCAGCGATTTAGCGGATTCTGTTGCTCATTAGGAATTCGTCCGCGAATCCAATACCCCATCAACACCGGAACTAGAGTTACCGACAGTCCAGCCGCTGCGGCCATAGCATAGGTTTTGGTGAACGCCAAGGGACCGAATAGACGTCCTTCCTGAGCCTCCAGCGTGAACACCGGAATAAACGACAGGGTGATGATCAGCAGACAGAAGAACAATGCAGGTCCTACCTCGGCAGCCGCTTCAGTCATCACGTGCCAATGACGTTCACCTTTCAGTTCCTCCCCAGGATTGGCCACGTGCCAAGCCTCGACCTTCTTGTGGGCGTTTTCAATCATCACCACGGCAGCGTCGACCATGGCGCCGATGGCGATGGCAATCCCGCCAAGGGACATGATGTTGGCGTTGATACCCTGATAGCGCATCACGATGAAGGCGATCAGCACCCCAACCGGCAGGGAGATGATTGCCACCAGAGATGAACGCAGGTGCCAGAGAAAGATTCCGCAGACCAACGCGACGACGATGAACTCTTCGATCAGCTTGTGGCTGAGGTTTTCCACGGCACGATCAATCAACTTGCTGCGGTCGTAGGTAGTGACGATTTCTACCCCCGCTGGCAGACTGCTTTTCAGCTCGTCGAGTTTGGTCTTGACCGCCGCAATGGTTTCTCGAGCATTCTTACCGCTGCGCAGAATTACCACGCCGCCGACGGTCTCACCTTCGCCATCGAGTTCGGTGATGCCTCGACGCATCTCAGGCCCCATCTGAATCGTGGCAACATCGCCCAGAGTGACCGGCACACCACCCGTGCCCAGTTTGAGTGGGATAGCACGAAAATCATTGAGGGTCTTCAAGTAGCCGGAAGCCCGCACAATAAACTCGGTCTCCGCCATCTCCAGCACCGCCCCACCAGTTTCCTGATTGGCCTTGCCGATCGCCTCGGTCACTTCAGACTGCGTGATACCCAAGCTGGCCAACTTCACCGGATCAAGCTGCACCTGGTACTGCTTTACCATGCCACCCACCGTGGCCACTTCCGCAACGTTCGGTAGGGTCTTAAGCTCGAATTTGAGGAACCAGTCCTGCAAGGCACGTAACTGCGCCAAATCATGCCCGCCGCTTCGGTCTACCAGGGCGTACTGGAAAATCCAGCCAACCCCAGTGGCATCAGGTCCTAATGCGGGCTTGGCACTGGCCGGAAGCCGGCTTTGTATCTGGCTCAGATATTCCAATACGCGCGAGCGGGCCCAGTACAAGTCAGTTCCGTCTTCGAATAGTACGTAAACGAAACTGTCGCCAAAGAAGGAATAACCGCGCACAGTCTTGGCACCAGGCACAGAGAGCATAGTGGTTGCCAATGGATAGGTGACCTGGTTCTCTACGATCTGTGGGGCTTGGCCTGGATAAGGTGTACGGATAATTACCTGAACATCCGACAGGTCTGGCAATGCGTCAATGGGCGTACTTTGAACCGCCCAGATCCCCCATGCCGTGACAAACAGCGTCGCTAGCAACACAAGAAAGCGGTTAGCCACCGACCAGCGAATAAGGGCCGCGATCATGGCTGGCTCCCAGAGCGTTCCAGACGCTCAACGCGCAGACCATCTTCCGTCTGGCTGACAGCGATCCGAACCTTGTCGCCCGTTTTAAGATCCTTCATCAGAGCTGGAGCGGCGAGAGGGAAAGTCATCGTCATGCCTGACATACCCAATGTTCTGAAGGGACCGTGGGCGAGCGTGACTTCTTTGTCGTTGATCTCAACGATCTGACCATCGGCCTCATGCAAAGCGCCTGCGGTTACAGTAGATGGCGAAACGTCCAGTGAGCTTGCGACAACGCCCTTGAGACTGGCCTCCGAGTCGAGAAGGAACTGGCCAGAAGTCACCACTTTTTGCCCCTCTTCCAAGCCGTTCAATATCAGCGTTTTGCCATCGTTATCTTGGCCTAACTGCACCTCCACCGGGCGATATCGACCAGCGTCTTCAGAGAGCATGACCAACGTACGTCGACCTGTACGAATGACGGCCTCGCTCGGCACCCACAAAACACTTTGCTCCGTCGAACGATTGAGACTTACCTGCGCGGTCAAACCTGGCCTGAGTCGGCCATCCGGATTGGGTAACTCAACTCGAACGCGAAGTGTGCGACTGTCCGAACTGGTTTCCGGAAGAATCGCACTGACGACGCCCTTGAGCACAACTCCAGGGAGCGCGGACAAACGCGCTTCGGCTGCTTGCCCTACGACGATTGACCCAGCCTCCGACTCTGGTACTGCCACGGCCAGCCAGACACTGCTCAAACCATTAACACGCGCCAGCGTCTCGCCTGCGGCCACCGTCATACCTTCACGCACACTCAGCTCTTGAAGCACACCACCAATAGGGCTGGTCAGAGTCAGGTTCGGTTGAACTTTGCCACTGCGCTCAACTTGAGCAATTAACTTAGTTGGCATTCCGGTGAGCCTCAATCGCTGGCGGGCCGCTGTCAGCAAGTCAGCATCGCCACTACGCTTGAGGGCGAGAAATTCCTCTTGAGCAGCTGCCCAATCCGGCACCAAGATATCTGCCAAGGCGGCATTCACTTTCAGCACATCACCAGATGCATGGCCGTACACGCGCTCGACAAAGCCCGCCGTACGGGCCTGAATGACTGCAACGTCCCGTTCGTTGAAGGCCAGAACACCTACCACGTTCAGTGTCGAGGCAAATACCCCTCGACTGACACGAGCCAGTCGCACACCAAGGTTCTGAGTCAGGCTTGGATCAATTCGAATGCCGCCGCTGTCCCCCTTGGTATCTGCGTATTGGGGGATCATCTGCATGTCCATGAAGGGTGACTTACCCGGTTTATCGAATTTCTGTTGTGGGTACATGGGGTCATACCAATACAGAACCTTTCGATCGGCAGAGGCTTTGGCTTCCTGATCCGGCTCGACACTAGCTACTTCGCTCATTCGCGGTTGGGCTAACCAGTAACCTCCGGCAACACCCAAGGCGATCGAGATGCCGACAACTAAAGTCCCTTTCCATACTTTGAAATTCATTGAGCGGGCTCCCCGTAAGAGAAATACAGGCGAGCGCTGGTGAGAGCACGTTGCTCTTCAACGTCAATCTGCTTGAGACGGGCTTCGATGAGTTCGCGTCGGGCGGCCACAACCGAGTTCAAATCACCTTTGCCGGAACGGTAGCTAGCCATGGTGAGTTCAACCTTTTCTTTAGCCAGCGGCAACAAGCTTTCCTGATTACGGTTGACTGCACGATTGAGTCGCTCGTAGTCGGCCAACTCATCCTCCAGTTGCTGGGTATGCTCGCGCGACAGAGCTTCCCGCTCAGCCTCAAGCTGGTTGAGTTCGGCGTGCTTTGCCGCAATTTTGGGGTTTTGCCGAGAGTCAGGAAACAGCGGGAGATCCCATGAAAACTGGACGCTAACCATGTCACCGAATTGTTTGCCTCGATGCTGATAGTCGAATTCCCAGCTCCAGTCAGATTGCTTTTCCGCCTCAGCTTCACGGATCTTGGCTTGTGCTTCACGGGTCATCGGCACATACGCCGCCAATTCAGGGTGATGTTGCAGCTTATGGGAGTATCCAGAGGTTTCAATGGGCCAATCAGGCAAGCTGCCCGCCGGTTTGTCATTGGCAGCAGGGCCAATCCAGCGCTTGAGGGCCGCCCGGGCCTGTGCACGTTGGCGAACTAAATCATCCTGCTGCTCCGCCAGTTGGGCAGCTTCCTGTTTAGGTGTCACCGCATCGGCGGGTTGGGCGCGGCCACCCGCAATCTGAGATCTGACGGTATCGGTCAGAAGACGGTTTTCTTTGTAGAAGTCCTGGAACATCGCATCTTTACGCTCAACCGAGTAGCTACTGATCCAGGCCAATGCCGTGGACTGTCGGACGTTCAGACGCGCCACTCGACGCTCAGCGGACGCTCGATCAACAGCCGCATCCGCGACCTCGATACGTGCTTTGCGCTTATCGCTGTTGGGCATCTCCTGTCTGATCCCGACCACTTGCATGGTCATGAAGTCCTGGTCGATGCTCCATCTGTCGGCACCACCAATGGGGTAGTTCTGCACGCCCAGCAGTAGCTTGGGATCGGGTAGTTCGCCGGCGGGAATGGCCGCACTGGTGGCTGCTTGAATTTTGGCGTCTTGTGCGGTCAACGACGGTGCATTGTTTTCGGCCAGCCGCAGCGCTTCATCGAGTGTCAATGCACCAGCAAGGCTCGGCAATGCCAGTACGCTTGCCGCCAGGCCGGCCACGAGGGACCAACCTGTGCAAAAGCAGTTGGAGTTCATGTTCACGATTCCTGTGATGATCCACCGCGCGCTTCATAAGACATGCGCGCAGATATGCCATCCCGCTAACGCGGAATGAGGCTCAGTGTGGTACAGGAATCAAGTACGGGGAGGTCGCCATAACCCAGAAGGGGTTTGTACGAGTGGGAAATGGCTGGAGAAGGGCAGAACGATTGGACTGGACAAGGTAATAGGAGGCTTGATGATCGAGACTTGCAGCATGCCGCCCGTTTTGCATTCCTGGCCCGACTTACAAGGTTTGCCATGCTCAGCGGTACTTTTCATGTCGTGGCAGCAGTCTTGACCCATACCATCCATCATCGCTATACCCATGGTTTTCATCGGGCATGGTTCAGTCGATGCCTGAACACCCGCCATCCCGCTAAGGGGAAGCGCCAAGCTAATTAGGAAAATCAGGCAAAACCGCACATAGCGTTTCATGGGCTAAAGTGTAGACGGTGCAAATGGCTCTTACAATTCACCCTTAAGACTCCTGTATTGGCTGTTACCAACGTCTATGCTGCGCTCATTTCCATGACAGGGCTTAAAGTACCTAACCATGCGACAAGACAGATAATGATGACCGCCATTGAAAACTCAAGTTTCATGCTACGGCGCAAGGCATTCACCGCGACAGTGTATTCGCCATTGCGAACTGATCGCTCCAATAAGGGGCTTAGATGAAAACGGTTAAGCGTGGCTAATACGATCATCCCTGCAAATAGCAGGACTTTCAAAAATAGCAACTGGCCATAAGTGCTGAGCATCACCTCATCGAGGCTCGGTCCTACGATAAATAGATAATTCACCACGCCCGTTATACTGATGATCACTACAATCACCGCGCCGGCCGATTCAAACCCTGTCAGTACCCGAGCAAGAACTCGTACTTCCTGATCACCTTTCAGCGATTTTAAACGCAGCAGCAGTGCAAATGCTGCCAACGCACCCAACCAACCGCCTGCGGCCAAGAGATGGAAGATGTCGCTAGTAAAATGCCAGTAACGACGGCTCCCTTCGTCCATCGCACCATGCCCTGTCCATGCCAGCGTCGCTAGCGCAATGGCGCCACATACAGTGACAATCCAAAGACTGAGTGTCGGAAAGCGCTTACTCAGAGCAACGCCGACAACAGCCGTCAGCAACGCCACTATCCGGACCATCCAGGTCAAACCGACGTCCGTCCCCATGAGAACCATTTGAAAAATATGGTGATGTAGCTCCATGAAGCCCGACACACCACTCATAGCTTTCGCAAGCAACAACATGGCTGCTAGAGACAGAGCCACACCTAAAACAGATGTACTGTAAAGAAGCGACTCAAAATTTAAAACCGCTCCCGATACTCTCTCTTTTCCCCTCAGGCTATAAAGACCAAATATTGCCAGTCCAAATAACAGCATCAGATCAAAATATAGAGCAAAGCGAACAGCTATATTTATTGAGTCGCTCATGAATCATTTCACTTTGAAAGAAAAATTGCCGGTGATGGGATGAGTGTCAGACGAGACGGCACGCCACTCAACTTTATAAGTACCTGTGGTCAATGGCGATGCAGGCGTAATTACCATCGTCTTAGGATCTCCCCCGCCTGCAACAGCTGCTTTAACGCCCATTGGGGAGTTAGGCATGCCGGGCATATCGGTCATGATCAGCTTAGCACCGGAAAACTGAGTCGTTAGATTCTCAGAAAATTGCAGTTCAATTTTCGCAGGAGCAGCAACATCCGACCCTTCTGCTGGAGTAGAAGAAAGCAGCTTTGGATGTGCCTGAGCAACTGCACTCAAAAGCAAACCCGCTGTCAGTGCTACAGCTACGGTGGTGGTTTTAAGGAATGACATGCAAGACTCCTCACAGCAAAAGCTGTTGGTTCTAGGTTTTTGATGAGTATCTAGTTATTACTTTTACGCTTATTAAAAACACTGGCGAGCTACCTAGCAGATTCCGTGTTCTAGGGCGACCTGGACAGGAATAATCACAAGAATTCCAACGTCACAGCGCAAGTACACGATGCCACACGAACGCAAACTATTCGATTACATTTCAGTCAGCTTGGACCTGCTTTGGGACGCTGAATTTCTTGAAAAGATGGTTAAAATGGGCTTCCGTTTTGCGACGTTCACACCGTGAAAACCGTTCGCAAGACCACATAGCTGCTCGGGTGTATATGGGGTTGTTGATTAGGCATTTTCTGCACTCGCACAAGGGAGTTGTATATGAAAAGCTGTTTTTCCAGCTGACGACGTGCACCATATCTTGCCGTCGTGTGACTCTATGATTGATCGAGTGATTGATAAGCCTAGCCCCGCATTACTTGGGTTTCCTTCTCTACGAGCGGGGTCCACTCGATAAAATCGATCAAACAGTTTTTCAAGGTGCTCAGGAGCGATAGGTTCTCCAGGGTTTTCCACGGAGATAGAGATTGACGTCCCTTCCTGTCTTATATCGACACTGATACATTTCCCTGCGGGGGTGTACCGGAGGGCATTCGAGAGCAGATTAGAGATAGCCCTGTCGAGCATAAGAACGTCACCTCGGACGCTGCCTCTCCCTGTCACCTTAAGGTCGATGCCTTGCTCATCAGCCAACAAGCGGTAGTACTCGAGTAATTTCTCTACTAGCGCTACCAAGTCTATCGGTTTGTTTTCATGAGTAATCAGACCATTATCTGATTTCGCTAGAAAAAGCATGTCATCGATCATCCGCCCCATACGCTTCAGGTCATCAAGATTCGAATACAAGTTGTCTTCGTAATCCTCAATATTCCTTTTTCGAGAAAGCACCACTTCGGTGTGTGTCATCAAATTGCTGACTGGTGTTCGTAGTTCGTGAGCAATGTCCGCAGAGAAGTTTGATAAGCGAACAAATGCATCGTCAAGTCTAGATAACATTGCATTAAAAGAAAGCACCATCTGCTGAAGCTCTTTAGGAACGGCCGCTAAAGGAATCCGTTCTTTGAGCGATTTAGCAGACATTGACGCAGCGACTTGAGTAACCTGGCGAATAGGTCTTAGTCCACTGCTCGCGACCATCCAGCCCAGCGCCGCACTGACCAGCGCGCTTATAAACAACCCTATCAAAAACCAGCGTTCAAGCGTCTCAAAGAACGCCATATGTTGCGTAACGTCAAAGATCAACATAACGGTCAGCGGTTTTTCTTGTCCCGTCACAATCGCCTGCGCCGTTATTCCCCGGAACGTTTGCTCATCATCACGCCACTCCCAAACGTTGTTGTTTGAGGTCGTGCGAAAGTCTTCAGGAATATCGATTGGACCTGGATCAGCAAAAAGGGTCTTGCCGTGACCATCGAAGATCAGGGCTGTCAAATCTCGGTGAGCACCCAGCAGCGCCTCCAACTCAGGCTTAACATCACTGAACTGGTCAATGCTACTCAATCCCGTCAAAATTCTTTGGGTCGAGTGTAGCTTCTCGTTTAGCGCCTGCTGATCTAGCATTTTGAAATGATGCCGGCTAAGGCTGTTAAAACTGAGTCCAGCGACGGTGAGCACCGCCGTTACAGCTAGCATGAACATCAGGCTCATGCGGGTAGTCAGAGACATTCGCTTCATTCCAGCCCCGTCCCAGAATCCGGCGCATCTAGCATGTAGCCCATGCCTCGGGAGGTGTGGATAAGCTTGACCTCAAAATCATCATCAATCTTTGCTCTGAGCCGCCTTACGGCGACCTCGATGACGTTCGTATCGCTGTCGAAGTTCATGTCCCACACCTGGGAAGCGATAAGCGACTTAGGCAGCACCTCACCTCGACGACGGAGCAGCAATTCGAGTAACGCAAACTCTTTGGCCGTGAGATCTATACGTTTGCCTCCACGGACAACCCTGCGCTTGAGCAGGTCAACCTCAAGATCAGCCAATTTCATATGAGTTTGGGAGGGGGCTGTACTCCCTCTTCGCAGCAGCGTTCTGACGCGGGCAAGCAATTCAGAAAAAGCGAAGGGTTTTATGAGGTAATCGTCTGCCCCCAGCTCAAGTCCTTTGACGCGATCCTCGACGCGGTCTCGCGCCGTGAGAAAAAGCACGGGGACATTTTTTCCGGATGCCCGCACCTTCTGAAGTACTTCCCATCCGTCCAGCCCAGGCATCATCACATCGAGAATCAGCAGGTCATAAGCCTCGCTCAACGCGTGTTGAAGCGCCTCCTTACCATTGGTAAAGCGATCAACATTGAACCCTGCCTCAGCAAGACCTTGCTGCAAATAAATGCCTATTTTGGGTTCGTCTTCCGCAACCAGAAGTCTCATGGGGGTGGCTCTCGAATGATTGTGATGATGAGTCTGCAAGGAAATGCTTCTGCCAACCAGCAACTGACAGAAAAGTAATATTGGCTTCAGGTAGATGTCAGCGAGTGCTGTCTAGGGTTCGAGCATGAGTACTCCCTAGTACTCGACCGACGCCTCCGCATGAAACCTTGGGGGAGCCGGAAAACAGATCAAAAAGGAGCTTCCTCATGAATCATCTAAAAATCCTTATCTTTGTGGGTTCGATACTCATCTCAGCGTCTGCTTTGGCTGAAGGTGGCGCAGATCGGATTGCGGAGCGTATGGAAAGCCTACGCGACAAAGCAGAAGCGACCTTGGTGCAAGCTGAAAAAGCCCCAGAGGGAGAGCGCCATGTACACATGGCCGAGCATATGAAACTGCTGGGCGAGATCATGAACCAACTCCATCAGGATCACCCAAAAGCATCAATGTCGCCTCAGGAACATCTTTCCTGGATGGAAAAGCACGACGCTATGGTTGATGACGTTTTGAACCAAATGCAGCGCGAACACAAACTGATGCTTTCTGAGAACCATCAGTAACCGGGTACCTCCGATGGGCTGTTTGATCCGCTCGGTTGGTACGGCGTCATATGCGCGCCGCACTACTCTTGGAAACTGACAGAAATGTAGTGTTCACGTCAGTTAGCTGGCAGCTCTATCCTTTTAGCATAGCTAGTGTTTTCCATTTGCTCTTGAGGTCATCATGAAAGCTAAGCTCGTTACCCCAGTTATTGCGGCGATCACCTTATTCTTCGGTGCGACGGCCATGGCAGACGTAGGTCATGGCAAAGAGGACATCGGCCAGCCTGGCGTCGCCTCTGCGGTGACCCGTACGGTAGATGTGGAGATGGGTGATATTTTCTTCATGCCTAAAAACATCGATGTGAAGCCTGGTGAGACTATTCGTTTTGTCCTTCGTAATAAGGGCGCACTGCTGCACGAATTCAATATCGGCCAAGCCGCCGCTCATGCCGCGCACCAAAAAGAAATGGCGAGCATGTTCCAGAATGGAACGCTTACACCCACCGGGTCAGGGAAAATGACGGGCAGCATGGGTCACAGCATGGGAGGGATGAAGATGGTTGGAATGGAACACAACGACCCGAACAGCATGCTGATCGAGCCAGGAGCAACAAAGGAATTGATCTGGACCTTCAACAATACAACTGGACTTCAATTTGCCTGTAACGTGCCAGGTCATTACCAGTCTGGGATGGTCGGTCAATTTGACCTGAACTGAGCCTGAACTGACCGCTAAACCCGCGTCTCCTCAAGAGTTGGCTACGCTCTGAGGCAGACATCAGAGCAACTCGCTCACACACTGGGGTCTAGATCATGAATAACCATCAGCATCCGGCTGGAAGCATCACCACCCCATTTTGGACGCGCAAAACAGGCGTTGTACTGATTATGTTCATTGTGATCGGCGCCTTCTACGTGGTGCGGGAGCATTTCAGCCACGTTTATCCATATTTGCCCTATCTCATTCTGTTGATCTGTCCATTGATGCATTTTTTTGGGCATGGACATGGCGTACATGACCATGGCAATCAGGCGCAAGCCAACAAGGAAGAGAAATAGCTATGCCCAATAAACCGAGCCACCACGATCACGGTCCTACCCACGCTGCCTCGCCCCCTGACGCTGATCTACGTGACCCGGTGTGCGGCATGACGATTACGCCTCCAAGTAAATTTGGCGAGTCTTATCAGGGACAGATTTATCAGTTTTGCAGCCAAAAATGCCAAGAGAAATTTCGGGCAGCTCCAGAGCACTACAGTGGTATTCATCCCAGCACTGAACCCAGCATCGCGGCTACAGAGCCCGCGGTCCAAGTAGCCACTGAATTTACCTGCCCGATGCACCCGGAAATAAAACAGCCAGGGCCCGGCAATTGCCCAAAATGTGGCATGACATTAGAACCTGTCATTCCGGCGCTAGATGACGATGACAAAACCGAGCTCCGTGATTTCGCGCGCCGCTTTTGGTGGTCTCTGCCTTTAACCGTGATAGTGACCGTTCTAGCCATGGCGGGCCATTCATTACAACTCTTCCATGGCTCGGTTCAAAACTGGATCGAGTTTGCTCTTGCGACACCGGTCACCTTATGGGCAGGGTGGCCCTTTTTTGTAAGGGGCATAGCATCTGTTAGAAATCGCAGTCCAAATATGTGGACTCTGATAGGTTTGGGTACTTCCGCAGCTTATCTTTACAGCGTCGCAGCAACCCTCTTTCCCCAAAGTTTTCCCACCACCTTCATGCAAGATGGACGCATCGGCGTTTACTTCGAAGCCGCTGCAGTCATCATCTCGCTCACCTTGCTTGGGCAGATTCTTGAGCTAAAAGCACGGTCACAAACCTCCGCCGCCATTAAGTCCCTTCTAGGCCTATCTCCCAAAACTGCACGCAAGATCAACGCCGATGGTCAGGAGGAAGACATTCCTCTTACCCATGTTCACTTGGGCGACCATTTGCGGGTCAGACCTGGTGAAAAGGTGCCAGTTGATGGCTCTGTGCTCGAGGGAGAAAGTGCGGTGGATGAGTCCATGCTCACTGGTGAACCTGTGCCGGTAATGAAAAGGCCAGGGGATAGTTTGATCGGCGCCACGCTTAATACTCACGGGAGCTTGGTGATGGAGGCGCAAAAGGTCGGCGCCGACACCATGCTGTCTCAGATAGTGCAAATGGTCGCTCTAGCCCAACGCTCCAAAGCGCCAATGCAAAGAATGGCCGACTCGATCGCCGGCTACTTTGTGATGGGGGTTATCGCGATTGCGTTGCTGACATTCTTAGGTTGGGGACTATTCGGCCCGGAACCCAGCTGGGTCTTCGGCCTGATCAATGCTGTCGCCGTACTTATCATCGCTTGCCCCTGTGCACTTGGTCTTGCAACGCCCATGTCGATCATGGTTTCGACCGGTAAAGCGGCCAGTATGGGAGTGCTGTTCAGGGACGCCAGTGCTATTGAAAACCTTTGCAAGATCGACACGCTGATTGTCGATAAAACGGGGACCCTGACAGAGGGACGGCCGGAATTTCACAGTGTGGAGGCCACACCAGATTTTAACCCACACGATGTTCTTCAACTGGCCGCTAGCCTTGATCAAGGCAGCGAACATCCTTTGGCGCACGCCATCGTCGATCACGCCCGAACTGAAAATATCGCGCTCACCAAGCCTGAATCGTTTGAGTCCGGGTCTGGGATTGGAGTCAGTGGCCTTGTTGATGGCAAGAAAGTACAGCTGGGCAACACAGCGCTGATGGACGCTGCCGGTGTAAGCACCAAGGTCTTACAGTACCGTGCAGAGTTGTTGCGCCTTGAAGGCATCAGCATAATCTATCTAGCAGTTGACGGGGTTCTGGCAGGATTACTGGCGGTCTCAGATCCGATAAAACCGACCTCCAAAGAAGCAGTCACCAAGCTTAAAGCTGATAACGTAAAAATCATCATGGCCACCGGAGACGGGCTCACCACCGCACGTGCTGTCGCCAAGGAGATGGGTATTGAAGAGGTTCATGGAGAAGTCAAACCTCAGGACAAAGAGCGCCTGGTGGCGGACCTCCAGCGATACGGTCGAAAGGTTGCCATGGCCGGCGACGGTATCAACGACGCACCGGCCTTGGCGCGTGCAGATGTGGGCATTGCCATGGGTACAGGGACTGATGTCGCGATGAATAGCGCTCAGCTCACGCTGGTAAAAGGCGACCTGATGGGGATTTTACGGGCACGGGCACTTTCGGTTGCGACAGTAAAAAACATGCGGCAAAACTTGGGTTTCGCCTTCCTTTACAACTCAATGGGTATTCCCTTGGCCGCAGGCCTACTCTATCCGCTGACGGGGCACCTTCTGTCGCCAATGATCGCTGCGTTAGCCATGAGCGTCAGTTCTGCGTCAGTAGTTTTCAATGCTTTGAGACTGAGGAATACCCATATAGCTTGAGCGCAACCGTTGCTCGCACCCCACAAAACATAACTCTTGACCTTACCGCGGTGTCAACGTTGATGCTGTAATCGCGGTGAAAAGAGACCGCTCAGCACAAGAGGAATAACCATGTTCGTCTTAAACGTATCAGGCATTGGTTGCGGTAGCTGCGTCAGCAAAATCACTAAAGCGATTCAGTCGTTGGACAGCGAGGCTAAAGTTTCCGTGGATCGCGCGGCAGGTAAGGTAAAAGTTGAAAGTAGCGAAAACCCAGAGCAAGTTCGTAAAGCTGTCGAATCACTCGGTTTCCCATCGCAAATCAGCGCTTAAGGCGCTGATTTCATTGTTGGGTAAATTTTACTAATCACCTCGCAGAGCTTTAAGCAGCCCCTTAAATGCTCCGTTTAATCTATTAAAAGCGCTTTCAAAATGAATTTCGTTATCAGTAAACTTTGCCACTTCAAGCTGTGCATCCACAGTATTTTGATCAAGTGACGGTTGGTAAGGCGTGCTGTAAAGCAAACCATCACCTTGACCATCACTTGCTAATTCGTTTGCGGCAATATGTTTTAGGTTTGTTGTTTTCAAAGAGAACGGAGAATCCAAGCCTCGTTTTGTCTGGCTGGCGAGCACAGCAGAAAACTCCAAATCTCTAGCCTTAAAGTTAGGAGTATCAGCGTTAGCGATATTATTGCTAAGTACCTCAGCTCTTTGGCTGCGATAAACTAACGCTCTTTCTGCGGAGCCAAGCGCTTTTTCAAAATTAATGCTCACAAG
This DNA window, taken from Pseudomonas fluorescens NCIMB 11764, encodes the following:
- the copC gene encoding copper homeostasis periplasmic binding protein CopC → MSFLKTTTVAVALTAGLLLSAVAQAHPKLLSSTPAEGSDVAAPAKIELQFSENLTTQFSGAKLIMTDMPGMPNSPMGVKAAVAGGGDPKTMVITPASPLTTGTYKVEWRAVSSDTHPITGNFSFKVK
- the copS gene encoding copper resistance membrane spanning protein CopS, which produces MKRMSLTTRMSLMFMLAVTAVLTVAGLSFNSLSRHHFKMLDQQALNEKLHSTQRILTGLSSIDQFSDVKPELEALLGAHRDLTALIFDGHGKTLFADPGPIDIPEDFRTTSNNNVWEWRDDEQTFRGITAQAIVTGQEKPLTVMLIFDVTQHMAFFETLERWFLIGLFISALVSAALGWMVASSGLRPIRQVTQVAASMSAKSLKERIPLAAVPKELQQMVLSFNAMLSRLDDAFVRLSNFSADIAHELRTPVSNLMTHTEVVLSRKRNIEDYEDNLYSNLDDLKRMGRMIDDMLFLAKSDNGLITHENKPIDLVALVEKLLEYYRLLADEQGIDLKVTGRGSVRGDVLMLDRAISNLLSNALRYTPAGKCISVDIRQEGTSISISVENPGEPIAPEHLEKLFDRFYRVDPARREGNPSNAGLGLSITRSIIESHDGKIWCTSSAGKTAFHIQLPCASAENA
- a CDS encoding heavy metal response regulator transcription factor, which translates into the protein MRLLVAEDEPKIGIYLQQGLAEAGFNVDRFTNGKEALQHALSEAYDLLILDVMMPGLDGWEVLQKVRASGKNVPVLFLTARDRVEDRVKGLELGADDYLIKPFAFSELLARVRTLLRRGSTAPSQTHMKLADLEVDLLKRRVVRGGKRIDLTAKEFALLELLLRRRGEVLPKSLIASQVWDMNFDSDTNVIEVAVRRLRAKIDDDFEVKLIHTSRGMGYMLDAPDSGTGLE
- a CDS encoding co-regulatory protein PtrA N-terminal domain-containing protein, encoding MNHLKILIFVGSILISASALAEGGADRIAERMESLRDKAEATLVQAEKAPEGERHVHMAEHMKLLGEIMNQLHQDHPKASMSPQEHLSWMEKHDAMVDDVLNQMQREHKLMLSENHQ
- a CDS encoding cupredoxin domain-containing protein encodes the protein MKAKLVTPVIAAITLFFGATAMADVGHGKEDIGQPGVASAVTRTVDVEMGDIFFMPKNIDVKPGETIRFVLRNKGALLHEFNIGQAAAHAAHQKEMASMFQNGTLTPTGSGKMTGSMGHSMGGMKMVGMEHNDPNSMLIEPGATKELIWTFNNTTGLQFACNVPGHYQSGMVGQFDLN
- a CDS encoding DUF2933 domain-containing protein, which encodes MNNHQHPAGSITTPFWTRKTGVVLIMFIVIGAFYVVREHFSHVYPYLPYLILLICPLMHFFGHGHGVHDHGNQAQANKEEK
- a CDS encoding heavy metal translocating P-type ATPase, which produces MPNKPSHHDHGPTHAASPPDADLRDPVCGMTITPPSKFGESYQGQIYQFCSQKCQEKFRAAPEHYSGIHPSTEPSIAATEPAVQVATEFTCPMHPEIKQPGPGNCPKCGMTLEPVIPALDDDDKTELRDFARRFWWSLPLTVIVTVLAMAGHSLQLFHGSVQNWIEFALATPVTLWAGWPFFVRGIASVRNRSPNMWTLIGLGTSAAYLYSVAATLFPQSFPTTFMQDGRIGVYFEAAAVIISLTLLGQILELKARSQTSAAIKSLLGLSPKTARKINADGQEEDIPLTHVHLGDHLRVRPGEKVPVDGSVLEGESAVDESMLTGEPVPVMKRPGDSLIGATLNTHGSLVMEAQKVGADTMLSQIVQMVALAQRSKAPMQRMADSIAGYFVMGVIAIALLTFLGWGLFGPEPSWVFGLINAVAVLIIACPCALGLATPMSIMVSTGKAASMGVLFRDASAIENLCKIDTLIVDKTGTLTEGRPEFHSVEATPDFNPHDVLQLAASLDQGSEHPLAHAIVDHARTENIALTKPESFESGSGIGVSGLVDGKKVQLGNTALMDAAGVSTKVLQYRAELLRLEGISIIYLAVDGVLAGLLAVSDPIKPTSKEAVTKLKADNVKIIMATGDGLTTARAVAKEMGIEEVHGEVKPQDKERLVADLQRYGRKVAMAGDGINDAPALARADVGIAMGTGTDVAMNSAQLTLVKGDLMGILRARALSVATVKNMRQNLGFAFLYNSMGIPLAAGLLYPLTGHLLSPMIAALAMSVSSASVVFNALRLRNTHIA